In Epilithonimonas zeae, a single window of DNA contains:
- a CDS encoding serine hydrolase domain-containing protein, whose product MKKLNLILLLSLSLNVFAQNVKDKIKSFEDNLLSWDKTKTKKWTLKERMAFYNMNAVSIAVIKDYKVEWSKAYGYADVAENRKATPQTLFQAASISKSINSLGQLKLVEQGKLGLDDDINNYLKSWKFPYDSVSKGKKISIANLLSHKAGLSVHGFGGYQKGKELPTIIQILDGQKPANSPAVRSVFEPGTKFQYSGGGTTISQLILENTTGEKYEDYMWKNVLTPLGMNESSYNQPPSQDKEKLLATAYNNGKEVKGKYHIYPEKAAAGLWTNPNDLAKYIIETQLSLLGKSNKVLSKEMSVKRVENNYGVFLNDFKDTKYFAHSGGNEGFVCYYIGSVEDGNGLVVMTNGNNFKLIDEILLSIASLNQWKNYPIEPQKESIALTIRKECLKNVDKGIALYKELKRTKPNDYNFSNENELNELGYEFLRDNQLDTALKIFDLNVNEFPKSGNVYDSRGEAYFNKKEYALSKKDYQKSLELDPANHNAKEMVLKIEREIGK is encoded by the coding sequence ATGAAAAAACTAAATCTAATCCTGCTGCTTTCTTTATCATTGAATGTTTTTGCGCAGAATGTAAAGGATAAAATAAAATCATTCGAAGACAACCTGCTAAGTTGGGATAAAACGAAAACAAAAAAATGGACTCTAAAAGAAAGAATGGCTTTCTACAATATGAATGCGGTAAGCATTGCGGTCATCAAAGATTATAAGGTAGAATGGTCAAAAGCTTATGGTTATGCAGACGTTGCTGAAAATAGAAAAGCAACCCCGCAAACACTGTTTCAGGCTGCGTCTATTAGCAAGTCTATTAATAGTCTTGGCCAGCTAAAATTGGTGGAACAGGGAAAATTAGGTTTGGACGATGATATCAATAATTATTTAAAAAGCTGGAAATTTCCATATGATTCTGTTTCAAAAGGGAAAAAAATTTCTATTGCAAATCTGTTGAGTCATAAAGCAGGTTTGTCTGTTCACGGTTTCGGAGGGTATCAAAAAGGAAAAGAATTACCTACCATAATACAAATTCTCGATGGACAAAAACCAGCCAATTCCCCTGCGGTTAGGTCTGTATTTGAGCCTGGTACAAAGTTTCAGTATTCAGGCGGCGGAACGACAATTTCACAATTAATTCTTGAAAATACTACAGGAGAAAAGTATGAAGATTATATGTGGAAAAATGTTTTAACTCCATTAGGAATGAACGAAAGTTCTTACAATCAACCACCTTCTCAGGATAAAGAAAAATTACTTGCAACGGCTTATAACAACGGAAAAGAAGTAAAGGGCAAATATCACATCTATCCTGAAAAAGCAGCGGCTGGTTTATGGACCAACCCAAATGATCTGGCAAAATATATCATTGAAACACAATTGTCATTATTAGGGAAATCAAATAAAGTCTTATCAAAAGAAATGTCTGTAAAGAGAGTTGAGAACAATTATGGTGTATTTCTGAATGATTTCAAAGACACAAAATATTTTGCGCACAGTGGTGGAAACGAAGGTTTTGTTTGCTATTATATTGGAAGTGTTGAAGACGGAAACGGTCTGGTTGTAATGACTAACGGTAATAATTTTAAATTAATCGATGAAATCCTTTTAAGTATTGCCAGTTTGAACCAATGGAAAAATTACCCAATTGAACCTCAAAAAGAATCCATTGCCTTAACGATTAGAAAAGAATGTTTAAAAAATGTTGACAAAGGAATTGCGTTGTACAAAGAATTAAAAAGAACGAAGCCGAACGACTACAATTTTTCCAATGAAAATGAACTCAATGAATTAGGATATGAATTTTTGAGAGATAATCAATTAGACACAGCACTTAAGATTTTTGATCTGAATGTGAATGAGTTTCCAAAATCGGGTAATGTATATGACAGTCGTGGTGAAGCTTATTTTAATAAAAAAGAATATGCGTTGTCAAAAAAGGATTATCAGAAATCATTGGAACTTGATCCTGCCAATCACAATGCGAAAGAAATGGTTTTGAAAATAGAGCGAGAAATAGGGAAGTAA